The genomic stretch CTGTAAATATCAATAACAATACAGCTACTGTTGTTCTTTCAGCTTCCGGAAACTATGAATATTCTTTAGACAACTCTTCTTGGCAAGATTCTAATGTATTCAGTAATTTAGGAATTGGAGAATATATTGTTTATGTAAGAACAAAATCTGGCTGTATCATTGGCCAGAAACCTTTTTCTATCTTTAATATTCCAAATGCGATCAGCCCGAATGGAGACGGAATAAATGACAAATGGAAAATTGCAGGCTTAGAAAATTATACAGGATCGGAAATTCATGTTTTCGATAGAAAAGGAGTTTTGGTTTTCAAACAAATCATCAATAAAAAGCCTTTAGAATGGGATGCTAAAATCAAAGGCTCACCAATTCCTACAGGAAATTACTGGTATTCTATCAAAGTTTCAGACGGCAGAAATTATACAGGCTGGCTTTTGATAAAGAACAGAGAATAACACAAAAAAACGAGCAGAAATTTCTGCTCGTTTTTTTATTTTAGTAAATGAATTTCGTTTTAAACTAACTTAATTTTATCATCTAAAATATCGACGATTTTATCTTTATACAAACCGCCTAAGGCTTTTTTGAAGTTCTTTTTACTCATCTGCAATTCATCTTTGATCTCTTCCGGTGAAGATTTGTCTGAAAGATGAAGGAGCCCGAAATTTTCTTCCAATTTATTTAGGATTTTCTGCTTAAACTCATCAATATTCTCAAAACCTACAGGCTGAAGTGAAACGTCAATTTTCCCATCTTCACGAATATCCTTGATATATCCTTCTTCTTCTGAAAGCGGATATAGTTTTTTGTAAACATCAGAAGTATAAATTAATCCGATATATTTTTTGTTGATAACGACATTCCAGCCCAATTCGCTTTCATTCATCATCAATAAATCTACTTTATCTCCTTTTTGGAAAGGAAGATCTTCATATTGTGGATTTCTTTTAAATTTTGTAGTTCCGGTAATCAATTTCAGCTCATCATCTACATAAAGATGAACAAGGTATCTTTTACCCTCAATAATTTTTGTCTTCTGCTGTTTGTAAGGAATGAAAACATCTTTGATGATCCCCCAATCCATAAACGCACCGGTTGGAAGACTTTGCACACAGCTCATCACCGCAAACTCACCCACTTCAGCCAAAGGAATTTCGGTAGTTGCTTTCAGTTTGTTATCATCCTGATACACAAAAACTTCAATCTCATCACCAATTTCTTTTTCTTCACGAATAAAAACTTTAGACATAAAAGCGCTTTCGCCCGTCTCTGATTCAAGCATCCATCCTGAATTGTTTTTTTCTGAAATTTTTAAAGTTTGGGTTTTTCCGAGTTGCATTAATGATAAATTTAGTTGGCAAAGGTAAGGAAAATAAGTGGGAGAGTTTTAAGGGTTTTTGATTTGGAGAGTTTTAGAATTAGAGTTTATTATAATTTTTCAAATCATTTTTAAGATTTTGAGATTCTTTCAGATAATCTGTTTTTTCATCATTATTAAATGTTCCAACAGATTTTATGAGTCTATCGTTTTCATAATAGCATCTTAATTCAGAAAGTTTTTGAGGCTTTTTTAAATATCCGTATTCATCAACGGTTTGATATTTTATTGAGTGAACAAAAATCAGTTGATTATTTTCTGAAAAAAAATATTTAGTCACAATATTCCAGGCCGACAAACCGATAAAATGCTCCATCTTTTTAAGCGCACCGTTTTTATAAAATCCTTTTAATTCAATTCCGTTATCTGTTACCTGATTATTATCCATAAAATATGAATAAGGAACTGTTTTAATTGTAAAATCTTTGGTTTGATTAATTTTTTGAACAGTTTTCCTTACAGGTTCAATATTTTGACCAAAACTCAATCCCGATAACATAATGAGTAGAAATGGAATCAATTTTTTCATCAAAGAATTTTAATTTTTAGATACAAAGTCCATCAAATCTCGTCTGCTACTTTCAAAATCTAATGCATCACCAACGACAAAATATTTTTGCTTATCAACACATTTTGCAAATAACGATTTAGCTAAAGCAATTTTATTTTTATCAAAGCTCAGATCTTTTACCAAAACGCTAATTTGCTCCGATGTAAACATTGCGTGACGACCTTGTTGATTAATAAAAGTTATTTTTTTATCATCAAACCAGGCATCTTGTTTCATCGTACTTAAAAACTGTTGGAACGTTTGATTATCCATCACGTTAGGATAATTTATGTTTCCGATGTTTCCTGAATTTCCGTAAGGATTGTTCCAGATGTCATTCCAGTCATTAAAGCCGTAATAGCCATTTTGAAGCGGATAAGAATCTAAAAGATATAAACCTTCGTCCGTGAAAAAATCGAGAACCAGTCTGCTATTATTTTTAACATTTAAGGTTGTTCTGTACATCAAAAATCCGTTCTCGTAGATTGAGATAGGAATTCTTCCCGCTGGTAAATCAAAAAATCTATACTTGCCCGAATTGTTCGCAATCAACTGATCTGCCAATTCAACAGAAAAATTTCCCTGCTCAGGAATTCTCAGAAAAACTTCCGCATATCCGTAATTATTATTCCATTGGTAATTTGAGTTTGCAGGTCTTTTGTTTGTATTATTCTGATTATTTGAATTTCTGAACCCTGAAGAATTATCTGAATTATTGTTTCGTAAATCTTGCCTTTTGGAGGTTGTAGATTCAATTTCCTTTTTAGAGACTTCATTTTTTAAAAGTTCACCCGCTTTTCCTGCTTCCTGCGCAAAAAATAATAGTCCGGATAAGATTGAACAAATTATAAATATTTTTTTCATAATGATTTCATTTCATAGTGAATTCGCTGTCTATTTCCATGCCAAAAAAGAATAATTTTAATTAAAATAAAATTTAAAATTAATCCATTTAACCTTGTTAAAAATATTGAATCCAAGCGAAGTTCAGACAAAAAAAAGAGAAATCAAAAATATGATTTCTCTTTATAATATAATGTATGATTTTTCAATTACATGTGAAGTGCTCTCTTTCCGGTAGCATCCAATGCAGCTTCCTTCACAGCTTCTGCGTAAGTCGGGTGAGCGTGAGAACTTCTTGCGATGTCTTCTGCACTTGCACGAAATTCCATTGCAATTACCCCTTCAGCAACCAAATCGGCAGCTCTCGCTCCGATCATGTGGAAACCAAGAACCTCATCTGTTTTTTCGTCAGCAATAATTTTCACCAAACCGTCGATATCACCACTTGCACGGCTTCTTCCTAATGCTCTCATTGGGAAAGTTCCGATCTTGTAAGCAACACCTTCTTCCTTCAATTGCTCTTCAGTTTTACCAACTCCGGCAACTTCAGGCCAAGTGTATACAACACCAGGAATTAAGTTATAATTAATGTGAGGTTTTTGTCCTGCCAAAGTTTCAGCAACGAAAACTCCTTCTTCTTCAGCTTTGTGAGCCAACA from Chryseobacterium indoltheticum encodes the following:
- a CDS encoding CvfB family protein gives rise to the protein MQLGKTQTLKISEKNNSGWMLESETGESAFMSKVFIREEKEIGDEIEVFVYQDDNKLKATTEIPLAEVGEFAVMSCVQSLPTGAFMDWGIIKDVFIPYKQQKTKIIEGKRYLVHLYVDDELKLITGTTKFKRNPQYEDLPFQKGDKVDLLMMNESELGWNVVINKKYIGLIYTSDVYKKLYPLSEEEGYIKDIREDGKIDVSLQPVGFENIDEFKQKILNKLEENFGLLHLSDKSSPEEIKDELQMSKKNFKKALGGLYKDKIVDILDDKIKLV
- a CDS encoding DUF4476 domain-containing protein: MKKIFIICSILSGLLFFAQEAGKAGELLKNEVSKKEIESTTSKRQDLRNNNSDNSSGFRNSNNQNNTNKRPANSNYQWNNNYGYAEVFLRIPEQGNFSVELADQLIANNSGKYRFFDLPAGRIPISIYENGFLMYRTTLNVKNNSRLVLDFFTDEGLYLLDSYPLQNGYYGFNDWNDIWNNPYGNSGNIGNINYPNVMDNQTFQQFLSTMKQDAWFDDKKITFINQQGRHAMFTSEQISVLVKDLSFDKNKIALAKSLFAKCVDKQKYFVVGDALDFESSRRDLMDFVSKN